One Tamlana carrageenivorans genomic region harbors:
- the gldA gene encoding gliding motility-associated ABC transporter ATP-binding subunit GldA, with product MSIEVLGVSKLYGKQKALNNISFRVGKPEIVGFLGPNGAGKSTLMKILTTYIGANDGQAIVNGFNVNQNPKAVQQSVGYLPEHNPLYLEQYVKEYLTFNAQVYKVSKQRIEEVIALTGLTPEAHKKIGQLSKGYRQRVGLANALLHDPDVLILDEPTTGLDPNQLIDIRNLIKSIGETKTVFLSTHIMQEVEAMCDRVIIINKGEIVADKKLKDLRNEAEQVVIVEFDYRVENAFLLKIPKVESVKNTYDFVYEITFKTTQDMRSHVFDFAHDNELKILQLNQKNASLETLFWNLTSK from the coding sequence ATGTCCATTGAAGTCCTCGGTGTTTCAAAACTTTACGGAAAACAAAAAGCGCTTAACAACATTTCATTTCGTGTTGGCAAGCCCGAAATCGTAGGTTTCTTAGGCCCTAACGGTGCTGGAAAATCTACTTTAATGAAAATATTAACCACATATATTGGTGCCAACGACGGACAAGCCATCGTAAATGGTTTTAATGTTAATCAAAACCCCAAAGCGGTACAACAAAGTGTAGGCTACCTCCCCGAACACAACCCTTTATACCTCGAGCAATACGTTAAAGAGTATCTTACTTTTAATGCGCAAGTTTACAAAGTAAGCAAACAACGCATTGAGGAGGTTATTGCGCTAACCGGTTTAACTCCAGAAGCTCATAAAAAAATAGGACAACTATCTAAAGGTTATCGCCAGCGTGTTGGTTTGGCCAATGCCTTATTACACGATCCTGACGTTTTAATATTAGATGAGCCTACCACGGGATTAGACCCCAACCAATTGATTGACATTAGAAATCTCATTAAATCTATTGGAGAAACTAAAACCGTTTTTCTTTCTACACACATCATGCAGGAAGTAGAAGCCATGTGCGATCGCGTTATCATTATTAATAAAGGTGAAATTGTAGCCGACAAAAAACTAAAAGATTTAAGAAACGAGGCCGAACAGGTGGTAATTGTAGAATTTGATTATCGTGTAGAAAACGCATTTCTATTAAAAATCCCTAAAGTAGAAAGCGTAAAAAACACTTACGATTTTGTATACGAAATCACCTTCAAAACCACCCAGGATATGCGATCTCATGTTTTTGATTTTGCTCATGATAATGAACTAAAAATTCTTCAGCTCAATCAAAAGAATGCTAGCCTTGAAACACTATTTTGGAATTTAACTTCAAAATAG
- a CDS encoding prephenate dehydratase, translating to MIKTVAIQGVKGSFHHIVTQQFFENPVNSIECMTFDRVVDSLLSKESDAGVMALENSIAGSIIPNYALIDKNALHIVGEHYLDIQHNLMALKGQRIEDIKEVYSHPMALLQCKKFFRQYPHIKLVEDKDTAEVAQRIHENQLKGIGAIASVAAAEIFDLDILAESIQTIKNNETRFVIVTRKNSAVPEHEINKASVKFEANHKRGSLATILNVMSDCRLNLTKIQSLPIIETPWKYAFFVDVTFESYEDFKKAKAIIDIMGDAFKVLGEYKNAKL from the coding sequence TTGATTAAAACAGTTGCCATACAAGGTGTAAAAGGATCTTTTCATCATATTGTTACTCAACAATTTTTTGAAAACCCAGTAAATTCTATCGAGTGTATGACCTTCGATAGGGTGGTCGATTCATTGTTATCCAAAGAAAGTGATGCTGGAGTCATGGCCTTAGAGAACTCGATTGCGGGTTCTATAATTCCAAATTATGCCTTAATCGATAAAAATGCTTTACACATCGTGGGAGAGCATTATTTAGATATTCAGCATAATTTAATGGCTTTAAAAGGGCAGCGCATTGAAGATATTAAAGAGGTATACTCGCACCCTATGGCTTTATTACAATGTAAAAAGTTTTTCAGGCAATATCCACATATTAAGTTGGTTGAAGATAAGGATACGGCCGAAGTGGCACAACGTATTCATGAAAATCAACTTAAAGGTATTGGAGCGATTGCCAGCGTAGCAGCCGCAGAAATTTTTGATTTAGATATTCTAGCAGAGAGTATTCAAACGATTAAAAATAATGAAACGCGTTTTGTTATTGTAACGCGTAAGAATTCGGCAGTGCCCGAACATGAAATAAATAAAGCTTCAGTGAAATTTGAAGCAAACCATAAACGCGGGAGTCTCGCAACGATTTTAAATGTAATGAGTGATTGTAGGTTGAATTTAACCAAAATACAATCCCTTCCTATTATTGAAACCCCTTGGAAATACGCCTTTTTCGTAGATGTTACATTTGAGAGTTACGAAGATTTTAAGAAAGCTAAAGCCATTATTGATATTATGGGAGATGCTTTTAAAGTGTTAGGAGAATATAAAAATGCAAAGTTATGA
- a CDS encoding pyridoxal phosphate-dependent aminotransferase: MIEVAKRLQTVEEYYFSKKLREVAALAASGKPIISLGIGSPDLPPPPKVLEAISESFTHPNAHKYQSYQGLPELREAMATFYKTQFAVELNPASEILPLMGSKEGIMHISMAFLNEGDAVLIPNPGYPTYQSVTNLVGAKGVFYNLDAENNWMPDFEALEKSDLTKVKLMWVNYPHMPTGAKPTETVFEDLVAFGKRHNILIINDNPYSFILNDAPKSLLAVEGAKDVCLELNSLSKTFNMSGWRVGMVMGSAEHINHILKVKSNMDSGMFFGIQKGAIEALHCADSWYSELNKVYEERRKLVWELADALDCTYDKNASGLFIWAKLPEGVKSEAFIDKILIEKNIFITPGTVFGTQGEGYIRFSLCATSEAIKETIARVK; encoded by the coding sequence ATGATTGAAGTAGCAAAGCGGTTACAAACGGTTGAAGAATACTATTTTTCAAAAAAATTAAGGGAAGTTGCAGCCCTAGCGGCTAGTGGAAAACCGATTATCAGTTTAGGAATTGGGAGCCCAGATTTGCCTCCGCCACCAAAAGTTTTAGAAGCTATTTCTGAAAGTTTTACCCACCCTAATGCGCATAAATATCAGAGTTATCAAGGTTTGCCAGAATTGCGTGAAGCGATGGCAACATTTTATAAAACACAATTTGCTGTAGAGTTAAATCCGGCCTCCGAAATTTTACCGTTAATGGGTAGTAAAGAAGGTATTATGCATATTTCTATGGCTTTCTTAAATGAAGGTGATGCCGTTTTAATCCCAAATCCAGGCTATCCAACTTACCAATCGGTTACAAATTTGGTAGGCGCTAAGGGCGTTTTTTATAATCTGGATGCTGAGAATAACTGGATGCCAGATTTTGAGGCTTTAGAAAAATCAGATTTGACTAAAGTGAAACTTATGTGGGTAAATTATCCACACATGCCTACAGGAGCAAAACCAACAGAAACGGTGTTTGAAGATTTGGTTGCTTTTGGAAAACGTCACAATATTTTAATTATAAATGATAATCCCTATAGTTTCATATTAAACGATGCTCCTAAAAGTTTGTTAGCCGTTGAAGGCGCAAAAGATGTATGCTTAGAGCTTAACTCCTTAAGTAAAACCTTTAACATGTCTGGATGGCGTGTAGGTATGGTTATGGGATCGGCAGAACATATCAATCACATATTAAAAGTGAAGAGTAATATGGATTCTGGGATGTTTTTCGGAATTCAGAAAGGAGCTATCGAGGCCTTACATTGTGCTGATAGCTGGTATTCTGAATTGAATAAAGTATATGAAGAACGCCGAAAATTGGTTTGGGAATTAGCCGATGCATTAGATTGTACTTATGATAAAAATGCTTCGGGATTGTTTATCTGGGCGAAACTACCAGAAGGTGTGAAGTCGGAAGCGTTTATCGATAAAATTTTAATAGAAAAAAATATTTTTATAACACCGGGAACCGTTTTCGGTACGCAAGGTGAAGGATATATCAGGTTTTCATTATGTGCTACAAGCGAAGCCATTAAAGAAACCATAGCAAGAGTAAAATAG
- a CDS encoding prephenate dehydrogenase codes for MKNIYAIGVGLIGGSLAIDIKKNNPEAIVHGISRKDGTLEKALELNIIDEKATLDDLENADLVIISIPVDATVKLLPTVLDKISDNTLVVDAGSTKVDICKAVEDHPRRRNFLAMHPIAGTEHSGPTAALEGLFVGKTNIVCEVEKTTFKLQEKALKLFTDIGMRIRYMNPEAHDKHIAYVSHLSHISSFMLGKTVIEKEKNERDIFDMAGSGFASTVRLAKSSPEMWTPIFKQNKTNVIETLEEYINNLTQFKELMKKDDFDAIYSEMENTNYIKEILKGIS; via the coding sequence ATGAAAAACATATATGCTATAGGCGTTGGTTTAATAGGGGGAAGTCTCGCTATTGATATAAAAAAGAATAATCCTGAGGCGATTGTTCATGGTATTAGTAGAAAAGATGGTACTTTAGAGAAAGCATTAGAGCTTAATATTATTGATGAAAAAGCGACTTTAGATGATTTAGAAAATGCCGATTTGGTTATTATCTCAATCCCTGTTGATGCCACCGTGAAGCTGTTGCCAACAGTTTTGGATAAAATATCGGACAACACTTTAGTTGTTGATGCCGGATCTACAAAAGTAGATATTTGTAAGGCGGTTGAAGACCACCCAAGACGTAGAAACTTTTTAGCCATGCACCCCATTGCTGGTACAGAACACTCTGGGCCAACGGCTGCTTTAGAAGGTTTGTTTGTGGGTAAAACCAATATCGTTTGTGAGGTCGAAAAAACAACGTTTAAGCTTCAAGAAAAAGCTTTAAAACTGTTTACAGATATCGGGATGCGTATTCGTTATATGAATCCTGAAGCCCATGATAAACACATTGCCTATGTGTCGCATTTGTCGCATATTAGTTCGTTTATGCTGGGGAAAACCGTGATAGAAAAAGAAAAAAACGAACGCGATATTTTTGATATGGCGGGCAGTGGATTTGCCTCCACAGTGCGTTTGGCAAAGAGTTCGCCAGAAATGTGGACTCCAATCTTCAAACAAAATAAAACCAATGTTATAGAAACATTAGAAGAATATATTAATAACCTCACGCAATTTAAAGAGCTCATGAAAAAAGATGATTTTGATGCGATTTATAGTGAGATGGAAAATACCAATTATATTAAAGAGATTTTAAAAGGAATAAGTTAA
- a CDS encoding bifunctional 3-deoxy-7-phosphoheptulonate synthase/chorismate mutase type II translates to MENNKEMRAWLDDLNLDHPLVIAGPCSAETEEQVLKIAHELKDTDVTYFRAGIWKPRTRPGMFEGVGALGLKWLQKVKAETGMKICTEVANAAHVKLALEHDVDMLWIGARSTVSPFIMQEIADALKGTDKPVLIKNPVNPDLALWLGGIERIYSAGVKNIGAIHRGFSTYEKTKYRNNPEWQLAIEFQNKFPDIPLINDPSHITGKRDMIFDVSQSALDLNFDGLMIETHYDPENAWSDAAQQVTPSTLVQIMRDLKIRKETNAEEDYNTSLENLRAQIDVVDNQIIELLGKRMKAADGIGQLKKDKNVAVLQSKRWNEILGKMVLEGQQYGLSEEFILKMFKAIHQESINHQEKILNG, encoded by the coding sequence ATGGAAAACAACAAAGAAATGAGAGCATGGTTAGATGATTTAAATTTAGATCATCCTTTGGTAATTGCTGGACCATGTAGTGCAGAAACTGAAGAACAAGTATTAAAAATTGCACATGAGTTAAAAGATACCGATGTCACGTATTTTAGAGCGGGCATCTGGAAACCAAGAACACGTCCAGGAATGTTTGAAGGTGTTGGGGCTTTAGGCTTAAAATGGTTACAAAAGGTTAAGGCTGAAACTGGAATGAAAATTTGTACGGAAGTTGCTAATGCAGCACACGTAAAATTAGCCTTAGAGCACGATGTTGATATGTTATGGATTGGTGCGCGTTCTACAGTAAGCCCATTCATCATGCAAGAAATTGCCGACGCTTTAAAAGGTACAGATAAGCCTGTATTAATTAAAAATCCGGTGAACCCAGATTTAGCCTTATGGTTAGGTGGTATTGAGCGTATTTATTCAGCTGGTGTTAAAAATATTGGAGCCATCCATAGAGGGTTCTCAACTTACGAAAAAACAAAATATAGAAATAATCCAGAATGGCAATTGGCTATCGAATTTCAAAATAAATTCCCAGATATTCCTTTAATTAACGACCCGTCGCATATTACAGGAAAAAGAGATATGATTTTTGATGTGTCTCAATCGGCTTTAGATTTAAATTTCGACGGCTTAATGATAGAAACGCACTACGATCCAGAAAATGCTTGGAGTGATGCGGCACAGCAAGTTACGCCATCTACCTTAGTTCAAATTATGAGAGATTTGAAAATTAGAAAAGAAACGAATGCCGAAGAAGATTACAATACTTCTTTAGAGAATTTAAGAGCCCAAATCGATGTGGTGGATAACCAAATTATCGAATTGTTAGGAAAACGTATGAAGGCTGCTGATGGTATCGGACAGTTGAAAAAGGACAAAAACGTAGCGGTGCTTCAGTCGAAACGTTGGAATGAAATTTTAGGTAAAATGGTTCTTGAAGGACAGCAGTACGGTTTAAGTGAAGAGTTTATTTTAAAAATGTTTAAAGCCATTCACCAAGAATCTATCAATCATCAAGAAAAAATTCTAAACGGATAA
- a CDS encoding IS30 family transposase, whose product MVRKKTGRLTLKERIQIETLLTEKKNKSYIAITINRARSTVTREVNKWVQTDRDKYSAELAHWCAKDDYLNKRNIDKISKYPRLRIYVYRGLLSQWTPEQIAGRLKEEFPNDPIMSISHESIYRYIYAKPQASLNKKLIKLLVRKKTRRRPSKKRRRTGSKILNQVSIDLRPEHINLRNEIGHWEGDLMIGKDQKSAIGTIVERKSRYTLIIKLKARNSKEIAKMFSKELNKLDPIFKKSMTYDNGIEMARHETITKKTGMKIYFAHPYSSWERGTNENTNGLIRRYLPKGTDFNKIDLNTFIEIQEKLNNRPRKIIGFKTPNEVMIKELKIVA is encoded by the coding sequence ATGGTACGAAAAAAAACAGGTAGACTTACCCTTAAAGAAAGAATACAGATTGAGACTCTTTTAACTGAAAAAAAGAATAAATCATACATCGCTATAACCATTAACAGAGCTCGATCTACGGTTACAAGAGAAGTTAATAAATGGGTGCAAACAGATAGAGATAAATACTCAGCAGAACTAGCTCATTGGTGCGCCAAAGATGATTACCTAAACAAAAGAAATATTGATAAAATATCTAAGTACCCTAGACTTCGAATTTATGTCTATAGGGGCTTATTATCACAATGGACTCCTGAACAAATTGCTGGAAGACTAAAAGAAGAATTCCCAAATGATCCTATAATGTCTATTTCTCACGAATCAATTTATAGGTACATATATGCAAAGCCTCAAGCTAGTTTAAATAAAAAACTAATTAAACTCCTCGTACGCAAAAAAACAAGACGTAGACCCTCTAAAAAAAGACGCAGAACAGGATCTAAAATATTAAACCAAGTCAGTATAGACCTAAGGCCCGAGCATATTAACCTAAGAAATGAAATCGGACACTGGGAAGGAGATTTAATGATTGGGAAGGATCAAAAATCGGCTATTGGAACTATCGTAGAACGCAAATCTAGATATACATTAATTATCAAACTAAAAGCCAGGAACTCTAAGGAAATTGCTAAAATGTTTTCTAAAGAACTTAACAAACTAGATCCCATATTCAAAAAATCTATGACCTACGATAATGGAATTGAAATGGCAAGACACGAAACAATTACCAAGAAAACAGGTATGAAAATTTACTTTGCACACCCCTATTCTTCTTGGGAAAGAGGTACCAATGAAAACACTAACGGACTCATCAGAAGGTACCTCCCAAAAGGAACAGATTTTAACAAAATTGACTTAAATACATTCATCGAAATTCAAGAAAAATTAAACAATAGACCTCGTAAAATTATTGGATTTAAAACCCCTAATGAAGTTATGATAAAAGAACTAAAAATTGTAGCTTAG
- a CDS encoding proline dehydrogenase family protein, giving the protein MDKAVENTLKLAEKLQGNQSGAKKNPFADRLKTIIDEPESKHFLIQMMDVAFRSKNYKKVADHVIYLLNTKKNYESLFTPVENAMLKSFAVVGKMIPSLSVSIMLKKIQATSSDVVFFINSKKFKKHAQKRKEQNITLNVNLIGEALIGEDDAQKRILGYLALLNRKDVNYISIKVSTIFSQISSLAHEDTVEKLSIRLAMFYDEILRIEKETGVQKFVNLDMEEYKDLQITFDVFIKTLSLPAYKNIRAGIVLQAYIPEMIHYYRKLFTWAQKRVNNGGSSIKVRLVKGANMEMEMTESSIEDWPLATYSTKPETDANYKKILSEMLTTDSARVVNVGVASHNIFDISYALNLVKENQLEDCVDFEMLEGMANQTVDNLLAEKVHLLLYTPTVKENQYNAAIAYLVRRLDEGTQPGNFLKEGYDLQVGSEKWHELKDEFLHSLSLMQNLNTTPSRKQDRNNDVPQIMEGFHNVPNTDWNLPQNIEWAQKIKTDWETPENIIGKTIPVVGVLDDNERYTVKVNNWSGTPPWDYEMSVKEDYQKAIDTTSEWQNYSVEKRAELLKKAAVEIEKKRADLIGVAVAELGKTVKEVDVEVSEAIDFANFYAESSLDIAKEFTSEDVGINLVLSPWNFPIAIPIGGALASLAAGKKVILKPSTNASACAYLTCKCLWEAGIPKDALYFLPCEESILDDFLTTGNIFDAVILTGGTETAHFLLERNPQLNLYAETGGKNSTIVTSLADKEQAAINIVQSAFGNAGQKCSATSLLILTEDVFNDKEFKALLKDATKSKTFGNPWDYATEIGPLAVQLSEKLKHVIRNTPDDQWLVKPKLNGNHMLTPGVIWNVTTDDYPFQNELFGPILSVLKAKDLKEAVEIANSVEYGLTAGLESLDHNEIEYWNAHIEAGNKYVNRSTTGAIVQRQPFGGIKASCFGFGMKAGGINYVLQFTNIHSKVEDWKADYKKWYDELFSKKIDYVNLRGQSNICSYTKYKEILLLYDVHTPQKHIDKIEFIAEFLDIPLIKDTCGNALKHHPKDFTCVRALGVLSDHFLIRCHQNAIPVYQNEPRNSGRIELLNYLIEQSYSHNYHRYGNLMGVEYNPEEKPKFY; this is encoded by the coding sequence ATGGATAAAGCGGTAGAAAACACACTAAAACTCGCCGAAAAGTTACAAGGCAATCAAAGCGGAGCGAAAAAAAATCCTTTTGCAGATCGCCTTAAAACAATTATTGATGAGCCCGAGAGTAAACATTTTTTAATCCAAATGATGGATGTTGCCTTTCGTTCTAAAAATTACAAAAAGGTTGCCGATCATGTTATTTATCTTTTAAATACCAAAAAGAATTACGAGTCGTTGTTTACGCCTGTAGAGAACGCCATGCTAAAGTCTTTTGCGGTAGTGGGTAAAATGATACCCTCGCTTAGTGTGTCTATCATGCTTAAAAAAATTCAAGCAACCTCTAGTGATGTCGTGTTTTTTATCAATAGTAAAAAGTTCAAAAAGCATGCTCAGAAAAGAAAAGAGCAAAATATTACCTTAAATGTTAATCTTATTGGAGAAGCTTTAATTGGAGAAGACGATGCTCAAAAAAGAATTTTAGGCTATTTGGCTTTGCTTAATAGAAAGGATGTTAACTATATTTCTATTAAGGTTTCTACTATATTTTCTCAAATCTCATCACTGGCTCATGAAGATACCGTTGAAAAACTATCGATTAGATTAGCCATGTTTTATGATGAAATCTTACGCATAGAAAAAGAAACGGGTGTCCAAAAATTTGTAAATCTTGATATGGAAGAGTATAAGGATTTACAAATCACGTTTGATGTTTTTATTAAAACGTTGTCTTTACCAGCATATAAGAATATTAGAGCAGGAATCGTGCTTCAGGCATATATTCCTGAAATGATTCACTATTACCGTAAACTGTTTACTTGGGCTCAAAAACGTGTGAATAATGGTGGGTCTTCAATAAAAGTAAGACTGGTAAAAGGTGCTAATATGGAAATGGAAATGACCGAATCTTCTATTGAGGATTGGCCATTAGCAACATATAGCACAAAGCCTGAAACCGATGCTAACTATAAAAAGATTCTATCTGAAATGTTAACAACCGATTCTGCTCGTGTTGTAAACGTAGGGGTGGCGTCTCATAATATTTTCGATATCTCCTACGCCTTAAATTTGGTGAAAGAAAATCAGCTTGAAGACTGTGTTGATTTTGAAATGCTAGAAGGTATGGCGAATCAAACGGTTGACAATCTGTTAGCAGAAAAAGTACACCTTTTATTGTATACACCAACAGTAAAGGAGAATCAATATAATGCTGCGATTGCTTATTTGGTTAGACGTCTGGATGAAGGAACCCAACCAGGAAACTTTTTAAAAGAAGGTTATGATTTGCAAGTGGGCTCGGAGAAATGGCATGAATTAAAAGATGAATTTTTGCATTCACTGTCTTTAATGCAAAATTTAAATACCACGCCTAGTAGAAAGCAGGACAGAAATAACGATGTGCCTCAGATTATGGAAGGTTTCCATAATGTACCTAATACCGATTGGAATTTACCACAAAATATCGAGTGGGCTCAAAAAATTAAAACCGACTGGGAAACCCCAGAAAATATCATTGGAAAAACCATTCCAGTTGTTGGTGTTTTGGATGATAATGAGCGATATACTGTAAAAGTAAATAACTGGTCTGGTACGCCACCTTGGGATTATGAAATGTCTGTTAAGGAAGATTACCAAAAAGCTATTGATACCACTTCCGAATGGCAAAATTATAGCGTTGAAAAAAGAGCAGAACTTTTAAAGAAAGCAGCTGTAGAAATAGAAAAAAAGAGAGCCGATTTAATTGGTGTGGCTGTAGCCGAACTCGGTAAAACCGTTAAAGAGGTCGATGTTGAGGTTTCTGAAGCCATAGATTTTGCTAATTTCTATGCTGAAAGTAGCTTGGATATTGCTAAAGAATTTACCAGTGAAGATGTTGGAATTAACTTGGTATTGTCGCCTTGGAATTTCCCAATTGCCATTCCTATTGGTGGTGCTTTAGCTTCGTTAGCAGCAGGTAAAAAGGTTATTTTAAAACCATCAACCAATGCTTCAGCTTGTGCGTATTTAACTTGTAAGTGCTTATGGGAAGCTGGAATCCCTAAAGATGCGTTATACTTTTTACCTTGTGAAGAGTCTATTCTTGATGACTTTTTAACGACTGGAAATATCTTTGATGCCGTAATTTTAACAGGTGGTACCGAAACAGCACACTTCCTTTTAGAAAGAAATCCGCAGTTAAATTTATATGCCGAAACAGGAGGTAAAAATAGTACCATTGTTACAAGCTTAGCCGATAAAGAACAAGCCGCTATCAATATTGTGCAATCTGCCTTTGGTAATGCAGGTCAAAAATGTTCGGCTACTTCCTTGTTGATTTTAACAGAAGATGTGTTTAACGATAAGGAGTTTAAAGCACTTTTAAAGGATGCTACTAAAAGTAAAACTTTTGGAAACCCTTGGGATTATGCCACAGAAATCGGACCGTTAGCGGTTCAATTATCTGAGAAATTAAAGCATGTTATTAGAAACACGCCGGATGATCAATGGTTAGTAAAACCTAAATTAAACGGCAATCACATGTTAACTCCTGGTGTAATTTGGAATGTAACCACCGATGATTACCCGTTTCAAAATGAGTTGTTTGGACCTATACTTTCTGTGTTAAAAGCTAAAGACTTAAAAGAAGCTGTTGAAATTGCTAATAGTGTAGAGTATGGTTTAACAGCAGGTTTAGAGTCTTTAGATCATAATGAAATTGAGTATTGGAACGCACATATTGAAGCAGGAAACAAATATGTAAACCGATCTACAACAGGGGCTATCGTACAAAGACAACCTTTTGGAGGTATTAAAGCATCTTGTTTTGGCTTCGGAATGAAGGCTGGTGGTATAAATTATGTGCTTCAGTTTACTAACATCCATTCTAAAGTAGAAGATTGGAAAGCCGATTATAAAAAATGGTATGACGAACTGTTTAGTAAAAAAATCGACTATGTAAATCTTCGTGGGCAATCTAATATTTGTAGTTACACCAAGTACAAAGAGATTTTACTACTTTATGATGTACACACGCCTCAAAAACATATTGATAAAATTGAGTTTATTGCCGAGTTTTTAGATATTCCTTTAATTAAAGATACCTGTGGAAACGCTTTAAAACATCATCCAAAAGATTTTACTTGTGTTAGAGCTTTAGGTGTTTTATCCGATCACTTTTTAATTAGATGTCACCAAAACGCGATTCCTGTTTATCAAAATGAACCTAGAAATAGTGGGCGAATTGAGTTGTTAAATTATTTAATAGAACAGAGTTATTCACATAACTACCACCGTTACGGAAACTTAATGGGTGTCGAATATAACCCAGAAGAAAAACCAAAGTTTTATTAA
- the rsgA gene encoding ribosome small subunit-dependent GTPase A: protein MTGQVYKSTGSWYTVKNELGHVYECRIKGKFRIKGIKSTNPIAVGDIVDFEIETDNNQESGVIYNIHDRSNYIVRKSVNLSKQTHIIAANLDQVFLMITINNPPTLSSFIDRFLVTAEAYSIKTVLLFNKIDVYDQETLDEVRYLAHIYRKIGYECLGVSAVTGKNVDKVKALMKDKVSMFSGHSGVGKSTLVNAIEPELNIKTKAISTQHMQGQHTTTFAEMFDLDFGAKIIDTPGIKGFGVVDMDKEEVGDYFPEIFKLKQDCKFNNCLHVQEPHCAVKQALEDGDIEYSRYRSYLQIIEGEDEHYRTDIWDKV from the coding sequence ATGACAGGACAAGTATATAAATCTACAGGAAGCTGGTACACAGTTAAAAACGAATTGGGGCATGTTTACGAATGTCGTATCAAAGGGAAGTTTCGTATCAAAGGTATAAAAAGCACCAATCCCATTGCTGTTGGCGATATTGTAGATTTTGAAATTGAAACCGATAATAATCAGGAGTCTGGTGTTATTTATAATATTCATGATAGAAGTAATTATATTGTTCGGAAGTCGGTAAACCTATCTAAACAAACACACATTATTGCAGCTAATTTAGATCAGGTTTTCTTAATGATTACCATTAACAATCCGCCAACGCTAAGTAGTTTTATCGATCGGTTTTTAGTTACTGCAGAAGCCTATTCTATTAAAACGGTTTTACTTTTCAATAAAATTGATGTTTACGATCAAGAAACTTTAGATGAAGTTCGCTACCTAGCTCATATCTACAGAAAAATAGGTTATGAGTGTCTCGGTGTTTCAGCTGTAACGGGTAAGAATGTCGATAAAGTTAAGGCGCTCATGAAAGATAAAGTGAGCATGTTTTCCGGACATTCCGGTGTTGGGAAATCTACACTAGTGAATGCCATTGAGCCTGAATTGAATATTAAAACCAAAGCCATTTCAACCCAACATATGCAAGGACAGCATACCACAACCTTTGCTGAAATGTTCGATTTAGATTTTGGTGCTAAAATTATTGATACCCCAGGTATTAAAGGTTTTGGTGTTGTAGATATGGATAAAGAAGAGGTTGGCGATTATTTTCCTGAAATTTTTAAACTCAAACAGGATTGTAAGTTTAATAATTGTTTGCATGTTCAAGAACCCCATTGTGCCGTAAAGCAAGCTTTAGAGGATGGCGATATTGAATATTCTCGATACCGTAGTTATTTACAAATTATTGAAGGTGAAGACGAGCATTACAGAACCGATATTTGGGATAAAGTATGA
- the dtd gene encoding D-aminoacyl-tRNA deacylase, which yields MKIVIQRVTEASVTIENEKVAAINQGVLVLLGIVNDDTLDDITWLSNKIVNLRIFEDDQGVMNTSLKDVGGDVIVVSQFTLHAATKKGNRPSYIKAAKPDVAIPLYEAFIKQLHSDLGKTIQTGKFGADMKVALVNDGPVTIIIDSKNKE from the coding sequence ATGAAAATAGTCATTCAACGGGTTACTGAAGCCAGTGTTACCATTGAAAACGAAAAAGTAGCGGCAATAAATCAAGGCGTATTAGTTTTATTGGGTATCGTGAATGACGATACTTTAGACGATATCACATGGTTGTCGAATAAAATCGTGAATCTGCGTATTTTCGAAGATGATCAAGGCGTCATGAACACTTCTCTAAAGGATGTTGGGGGAGATGTTATTGTGGTGAGTCAGTTTACACTGCATGCGGCTACCAAAAAAGGAAATCGCCCTAGCTATATTAAAGCAGCAAAGCCAGATGTTGCCATTCCTCTATATGAAGCTTTTATAAAACAACTACATTCCGATTTAGGAAAAACTATTCAAACGGGTAAGTTTGGTGCCGATATGAAAGTAGCTCTTGTTAATGATGGTCCTGTTACTATTATCATCGATTCAAAAAACAAAGAATAA